In Desulfofustis limnaeus, the genomic stretch GGCAATCAGTAGCGAGCCAAACATGAGAAAACATGCTGGAAATAATATCTAACACTTTACGGTTACTCGACAAAAAAGAAAAAAAGCACTTGGTTGTTTTGCTTTTTCTGCTTTCTTTTTCCTCATTGATAGAGGTTGCCGGCATCGGCTCTATCATGCCTTTTATCGCAATCGTAACCAATCCTGAAGTAATTGTCGAAAACAGGTACCTGGCGGCTATCTATAAGCAGCTTCATTTTTCGAATCAAAACCATTTTGTTATATTTGTCGGCATTAACATATTTTTGTTGCTCATCGTTACCAATGCAAGCAATGCCTTGGCTACGTGGCTCATATATAAATATTCCTGGATGAGGAATTATTCGATCTCTAAGAAGTTATTACAAAAGTATATCTACTTGCCTTATGAATTTTTCTTGATGCGAAATACCTCTGATTTGCGGAAGAACATTATCGAAGAGGTCAGAATGGTCGTCAACGGTGTTCTTCTGCAATTACTTACCGTATCGAAAAACCTGGTCTTTTCTGTCATTGTCGTACTGATGATCTTTTATGTCGACCCCGTTCTGGCTTTCACGATTACCGTCATTTTGGGAGGAGCCTATGGCGTTCTTTTTGGTGTCATCTACCGCAAATTGAAAAAATCGGGCAGAGTGCGAGCGAAATCCAACCAGATGCGATTCAAAATTGCAGAAGAGGCTTTCAACAGTATAAAATCATTAAAAGTATTGGGGAGGGAACAGTTTTTTGTCGATGCCTTCGACAAGCACTCATTGAAACTTTCAAAGAGCCAGGCGTATAAAAATATCGTGTCGCAGTTGCCGAAATATCTCTTTGAGGTTCTTATCCTTGGAACAATCATTCTGATCATTCTGTATTTTCTGATTACCGGGAAAGAGGTGGACTACCTGCTCCCCACCTTGTCGCTCTATGCATTTGCCGCGTATCGATTGATGCCGGCCATGCAAAGGCTCTTTGCCGGTGTCTCAGATATTCGCTTCTCCAGCATGGCGCTCGACAATGTCGTGAACGACATGATCGATTTGAGTCAAAAGGCTGGTTATCGTGTATCAGTTCCCGGGGATCATGGCGCGAAACTCGAGTTTCGGGAATCCATTGAACTGCATATCGGGTCTTTTCGTTATCAAGGGCAAGCGGAGAATCTCTTCACCGACTTGAGGCTCGAAATCCGGGTGAACACAACGGTTGGGTTTGTCGGGTCCACCGGAGCTGGCAAAACGACCTTGATTGATATCCTTCTCGGCCTGCTGCAACTCGAAGACGGTTGGTTGAAGATCGATGGACAACCGGTAGCTCGGGATGACATTACGCGCTGGCAGAGAAATATAGGGTATGTCCCGCAGGATATTTTCCTCGTGGACGATACCGTCAAGAAGAATATAGCTCTTGGTATAGGCGACGAGGATATCGACGAAGACAGGGTCGTTCGGGCTGCCCGGACGGCCAAAATTCATGATTTCATCGTCAACCATTTGCCGCAAGGGTATGATACGGCCGTGGGCGAGAGAGGGATCCGGCTCAGCGGAGGTCAAAGGCAGCGCCTCGGGCTGGCCCGCTCTCTGTATCATGAGCCTCAGGTACTGGTATTTGACGAGGCTACGAGCGCCCTCGACAATGTCACGGAAAAGCAAGTTATGGAGGCTATAAGCGAGTTGGCTGGACAAAAGACGATTCTGATGATTGCCCATCGTCTCACGACGCTCAGGGAGTGCGACGTGATATTCGTATTGGACAACGGCAGGATTCTCTGTTCAGGCAGCTATAGCGACTTGATGCAGAAATGTGACATTGTCAGGAACATGCACCAGGTTCAGAAAATGTCCTGTTGAACCGCTACAGGTGATACAGGTGGAAAATAGCGTGCTACCGATATGCGCCAACTGATACACCGTCTCTACAAGGCAGGCAAGGGGCTTACGCCTGCGATAGCAGCGTTGCGGAGCCAGCAATGGGCTTCTCCGGAAGCGATTCGGGAGCTACAGGAGCATCGCCTGAAGCAACTCGTAGTGCATGCGGCAAAGTATTGCCCCTACTACCAGGACCTTTTTAAGCGAGTCGGGCTGGTACAGGGAGAAACAGTCGCGCTGGAGCGGTTCCGGGATCTGCCGCTCCTGGACAAACCCTTGATTCGAGCTCATTTCGATCGTTTGAAAAGCACCGACCTGGAAAGCAGGAAATGGATTTTCAAAACAACTGGTGGATCAACCGGGCAGCCCCTGAAAGTGATCCATGATGCGGAACGAACGAGATGGATAGAAGCCATTCGGGACATCCATAACGAGTGGTGCTCGATCGTTTTCGGAGATTCGAAGCTGCGCTTATGGGGCTCCGAACGGGATCTGTTTTTCGGGAAGGAGCCGTCCAAGGTACGGTTCAACCGTTACCTGACAAACACTACGTGGCTCAATGCATTTCGGATGACCCCGGAACGGATGCGTGAGTACGTCGATACGATCAATCGTGTTCGGCCCCTCCACATCAAGGGATATGCACACTGCCTGTTTGAATTTTCCACCTTTGTGAAGGCGGCTGGCCTCTCGGTGCATGCCCCTCGATCCGTTATCAGCGCTGCTGGAACGCTTACGCCGCTGATGCGGAAAGAAATCGAGGCCGTGTTCCAGACGAAGGTGTTCGACAGTTATGGCAGCAGGGAAATACAGGCGATGGCGTTCGAGTGTTCAGCCCACCAGGGCCTGCATGTCAGCGCTCCCTTGGTCTATTTCGAGATTCTGCGGCCGGACGGTTCTGCGGCAGATTCTGGGGAAATCGGAGAAATCGTGCTGACGCCGTTCTTTAATTATGCAATGCCGCTGATCCGGTATCGTATTGGCGATATGGGCGTGTGGGCCGAAAATCCCTGTCCGTGTGGCCGGTCGTGGCCCCTCCTTGCTGAGGTTTCGGGGAGAGTGACAGAGTGCTTCTACCGAAGAGATGGAGGAGTGATTCCGCCCGAATATTTCATTCATCTCGTGGGGGTGGTACTCAATGATGGTTGGATTGAGAAATTTCAGGTACTGCAATATAGTTTTGATCTCATTATCGTTAAAATTGTTTGTCAGTTAAGTGAATTTGAACCGACTATAAGATATAAAAGTCAACTTGAAAAACTTGCGGAAAAGATAAAACTAGTAATGGGAAAAGAATGCAAAGTATCGTATGAATTTGTAGAAGAAATTCCTGTGAACGCATCAGGGAAATATTTTTATACCATTTCACAAGTTGATAGACCGAATGCATGAAACAAAGATCACAATTCACGTTGGTTACCCGAAGGTAGCGTCAACATGGCTTCAGACTCGATTGTTGCCTTATACCAGAAATATAAAAATAGTATCCAGGGCTACTATTAAGAAATATCTACTTACAAAACAAAGCAAACGCAATATTTCCGTAGAAGGCGCAAGAACCTACTTTGCAGAGCTTGGGCCTGGACATCTTGTTTTGTCAGATGAAGTGATTTTTTCGGGAACATATTACCAGGTACTTAGAAACATATCGAATATAAAAAAAATATTCATGGATCCAACCATCCTGATATGTATAAGACGTCAACCGGAGCTTATTGCATCTCTCTATATGTCGAATGTTAGACGAGGGGGGAAACAAAGTGTTGATAAGTTCGTAGAAAAGATACTCTCCAAATCAGAAAATAATTTATTTGATCACTTCAAACTGTTTGATTATTATCATATCATTAACCTGTTAACAGATCAATTTGGCTCCGATAAGGTGAATTTGTTTGTGTTTGAACAATTTAAAGAAAATCAGTATGTAGCGATCAAACGCTTAGTTGAAAAATTGGATTTTGAAGTCGATTTACAAGCCATAGATTTCTCGCCAAGCAACATTTCTTATAAGGCAAACACGCTTAAAATTTCTTTGCTATTAAATAAATTCCATAGGCGAAGGTCATTGCAACGTAATGATTACATTTTAAATGTTCCATATTTGTTTAAATTATCTAACTCTTTATTGCACTATTTTAACCAGACAAGGTGGGCTGGAAAAAGACTTTCATCTAGGGAAATTCTTGGTAATAATAATTATGATAAAATTGCTAGATTATACTCAATCCCAAATGAAAAATTAGTCTGCAATAACCCTTGGTTGGAGAAGTGGGGTTACAAATTATAAGGCTGAAATCGTGTGAACCACAATAATTAATGAGCACAAATTGTTTAACGATTTTTTGTGCATACGTTGAACGATCGGCAATGCTTCATTAAGGATTAGAATTGCTAATTTTGATATTAATAGCCTCATATGATAGCGATTAAATGGGAGAAATTGATACTAATTAAATACAGTTTTTATATTTCTATGATTCAGTAACCTCTCAAAGTTAATGCTTGATTGACTGAAAGATTATATATGTATAAGGGAGTATCCTGTGCATCCTATCTTCTATCAAGAGTTCGAGAAAATATGTTCTGAAAGAAACGTTCGAGGATCGGTATTAGAGGTTGGTGCTATTCCTTCTGAAAGAAGTCTACTCTGCATGAAATCTCTCGAGCATGTAGCGGAAAAAATGGGGGTTAATATCGATGGACCTCACGAATTTATGGATTTTAAGATAATAAAATGCAATGCAAATTCGATGGATTTGTTTGAGAATGAAAGATTTGATACAGTGTTGTGTAATGCTATGGTTGAGCACGACAAATTTTTTTGGAAAACAATATCTGAGATTAAAAGAGTTACCAAAACTGGCGGAATGATTGTAATCGGGAGTCCGGGATATACCAATTATAAATTTGAAAAAGTCAAATCATATTTAAAAAGATGTCCTGTAATAAAAGGATTAAATTCACATAAATACTTCAATTTTCTTTTTAATTCTACTATTACATTTCAGATCCATGCCGCACCAGGTGACTATTATAGATTCAGTCCTCAGGCTTTTAAGGAAGTTCTACTTGATGGACTGGATGATGTTGAATTGCGCGTAATTATGTTGCCACCAAGAATTATTGGCCTCGGTTTTAAAAGCAATGATGCCTTACGATGATTTTTATTGGCAAAAAAGATGCTTTCCTCTAGGCGAGCTATTAATCTTTAAACTATATATTTTAATTCTCGTTGCGAGTCACTCATGATGATAACATCAGTGGTATGAAAAACTATTGAGGGTTTTCAATTTTCTGATGAAAATGCGTGATTCGAGTATTGATTTTTTGCGATCTATAATAATTTTAAATGCATTTGTTTTGCATTTAAACAGTAAGATCGGCTTGGGAATTGTTGCTTATCCATCCAGAATTATACAAGGTTTCATTTTTTCAGTAGGGGCCGTCTTTTTTTACCTTTCGGGATACTTTTCTAGGACAATTTATTATTCAAAATATGAGCAAAACCCAAAGCTTTTGTCTTGCCAGTTACTGATAAAAGGAATTCAAATCATTTTGTTGTATTTTCTCTATGTAGGGTCTGCTGAATAGTGTATAATAGTTTGTAATAACAAGATAAATGTTGTATGTTTTGCGTCGAAAGTGCACGAAAAATGACAGATTCTCCTTCAAAACCTTGCACCTTCCGACCGCCCAACATGTATAAACATAACCTGAAACAGCTTGAGCTTCCCGAGTTCTCTTTACCCTTCCAAGGAGAGCTCTCCCGCGACAACAAATGGGTGAAAATGGCAGCTCTTATCCCATGGGAAGAGTTCGAGGCTCGCTACAAGAAGAACTTCGCCAAGAGTGGTACAGGATATCCTGCACTTTCTGTCAGAATGGCACTTGCCGCTTTGATCATCAAGGAAGAACTGAGGGCAAGTGACCGAGCATGCGTCGAGCAAATCACGGAGAACCCATATCTACAGTACTTCTGTGGCCTCAAGGCTTTTATCACGTCTCCTCCGTTTGATGCCTCCCTGTTCGTCCATTTCCGCAAACGCTTCCCGGCGGACGTGTTGAGTGAGGTCAATAATGCCATTGCCGACAGAGTTCGTAGTAACAGGCAGGACCACCCACCCAAAGATCCTCAGCCTCCCGTAAACGAGGAAGAAACCACCACCATCTCCCCGGC encodes the following:
- a CDS encoding ABC transporter ATP-binding protein, encoding MLEIISNTLRLLDKKEKKHLVVLLFLLSFSSLIEVAGIGSIMPFIAIVTNPEVIVENRYLAAIYKQLHFSNQNHFVIFVGINIFLLLIVTNASNALATWLIYKYSWMRNYSISKKLLQKYIYLPYEFFLMRNTSDLRKNIIEEVRMVVNGVLLQLLTVSKNLVFSVIVVLMIFYVDPVLAFTITVILGGAYGVLFGVIYRKLKKSGRVRAKSNQMRFKIAEEAFNSIKSLKVLGREQFFVDAFDKHSLKLSKSQAYKNIVSQLPKYLFEVLILGTIILIILYFLITGKEVDYLLPTLSLYAFAAYRLMPAMQRLFAGVSDIRFSSMALDNVVNDMIDLSQKAGYRVSVPGDHGAKLEFRESIELHIGSFRYQGQAENLFTDLRLEIRVNTTVGFVGSTGAGKTTLIDILLGLLQLEDGWLKIDGQPVARDDITRWQRNIGYVPQDIFLVDDTVKKNIALGIGDEDIDEDRVVRAARTAKIHDFIVNHLPQGYDTAVGERGIRLSGGQRQRLGLARSLYHEPQVLVFDEATSALDNVTEKQVMEAISELAGQKTILMIAHRLTTLRECDVIFVLDNGRILCSGSYSDLMQKCDIVRNMHQVQKMSC
- a CDS encoding phenylacetate--CoA ligase family protein, which encodes MRQLIHRLYKAGKGLTPAIAALRSQQWASPEAIRELQEHRLKQLVVHAAKYCPYYQDLFKRVGLVQGETVALERFRDLPLLDKPLIRAHFDRLKSTDLESRKWIFKTTGGSTGQPLKVIHDAERTRWIEAIRDIHNEWCSIVFGDSKLRLWGSERDLFFGKEPSKVRFNRYLTNTTWLNAFRMTPERMREYVDTINRVRPLHIKGYAHCLFEFSTFVKAAGLSVHAPRSVISAAGTLTPLMRKEIEAVFQTKVFDSYGSREIQAMAFECSAHQGLHVSAPLVYFEILRPDGSAADSGEIGEIVLTPFFNYAMPLIRYRIGDMGVWAENPCPCGRSWPLLAEVSGRVTECFYRRDGGVIPPEYFIHLVGVVLNDGWIEKFQVLQYSFDLIIVKIVCQLSEFEPTIRYKSQLEKLAEKIKLVMGKECKVSYEFVEEIPVNASGKYFYTISQVDRPNA
- a CDS encoding methyltransferase domain-containing protein, encoding MHPIFYQEFEKICSERNVRGSVLEVGAIPSERSLLCMKSLEHVAEKMGVNIDGPHEFMDFKIIKCNANSMDLFENERFDTVLCNAMVEHDKFFWKTISEIKRVTKTGGMIVIGSPGYTNYKFEKVKSYLKRCPVIKGLNSHKYFNFLFNSTITFQIHAAPGDYYRFSPQAFKEVLLDGLDDVELRVIMLPPRIIGLGFKSNDALR